The Opitutaceae bacterium genome window below encodes:
- a CDS encoding IS630 family transposase has translation MGRGEWRGRKPRRGLAKRIVERRCTRSRRADALEREPAKAQGVHASTVARIWQEHGLQPHRQETFKLLRSTVCSPNCSMWWAFTINPPQNAVVLCVDEKSQIQALDRTQQPAAEARSLRHLDARLRAPWHDHAVCRIERPPARSAATASRATGTSSSLKFLATNRRGICRGGRAHLIVDNYGTHKHERVQRWLARRPRFKLHFIPTSSSWLNLVERWFAELTGKAVRRGSFSSVPDLINLITRSSSNGTVSPRHLFDRWRRDILADRTLSSPARGHPARLHLAKAAQEGRMIYV, from the coding sequence GTGGGACGTGGCGAATGGCGCGGGCGCAAGCCGCGCCGAGGGCTGGCGAAAAGGATCGTCGAGCGACGCTGCACACGAAGCCGCCGGGCGGACGCACTGGAGCGCGAACCGGCGAAGGCGCAGGGCGTGCATGCGAGCACAGTCGCGCGTATCTGGCAGGAGCATGGGTTGCAGCCGCACCGACAGGAGACGTTCAAACTCCTGCGATCCACAGTTTGCAGCCCAAACTGCTCGATGTGGTGGGCGTTTACGATCAACCCACCGCAAAACGCGGTGGTGCTCTGCGTGGACGAGAAAAGCCAGATTCAGGCGCTGGATCGCACGCAACAGCCTGCCGCTGAAGCGCGGTCGCTGCGGCACCTGGACGCACGACTACGTGCGCCATGGCACGACCACGCTGTTTGTCGCATTGAACGGCCGCCGGCAAGATCAGCGGCCACTGCTTCCCGCGCCACCGGCACATCGAGTTCCCTGAAGTTCCTGGCGACAAATCGACGCGGAATATGCCGAGGCGGACGAGCCCATCTTATCGTCGACAATTACGGCACCCACAAACACGAGCGGGTGCAGCGCTGGCTCGCCCGGCGTCCACGCTTCAAACTGCACTTCATTCCCACCAGTTCGAGTTGGCTCAATCTGGTGGAGCGCTGGTTTGCCGAACTCACCGGCAAGGCGGTGCGTCGCGGCAGCTTCTCCAGTGTTCCTGATCTGATCAACCTGATCACCCGCTCATCGAGCAATGGAACCGTGAGCCCACGCCATTTGTTTGACCGCTGGCGGAGAGACATCCTTGCCGATCGAACGCTGTCGTCGCCGGCTCGAGGCCATCCAGCCCGGTTGCACCTGGCGAAAGCCGCGCAAGAAGGCCGCATGATATATGTATAG
- a CDS encoding TonB-dependent receptor translates to MKRPVHTRKLTLMIASAAALAASYVPLRAQSTAGASADEKAARKDEPLLLSKFEVTSTQGRGYTSNNAATGFKTNEELMRIPQAVTLVTRDLINDIGAVDGSNILRFAGVSNFFAGESFALRGTRINYPLLDEMPDGAPYEDNINLDSYTVLRGPAATLYLNAALGGTILTTSKVPLPNETWTITGKVTDFGTYRLEGDFTGPLFAVGDAKFSYRVTTALQEGESYFKNVDDHRKVIHPTVQLKYKNTVVRLAYDYQQLDHVPNGNSFVTPTGELYTGAGRDEAYYVPGTMESFHRRGVRGAIIQKLADNWDLKVAGTRWWFSRYGAVVFPSGGINWPAQTMTLNSRKNDQKFDFTVGQIDVNGRYHIGSISTQSTLGASYSHSNSKNRILGFQAGVFPSRTVSISKPNLDSIVAPDPSSPVAGTPTGGNSYTGNYYFQQTADVIRDRLTLVVGLTRSKIKNNSISNLNTGASGVPTMGEETLHRYGIVFNLTKELALYAMESTTFAPTGSRDINLNLLPSVEGKAHEGGFKTSFKDGKFSSTFAVFKLELTNQSFFAGVRPDGISYFAPIGTTTQEGFDFDFTYMPSPGLQFMGTYYHGKVTDQTGAKVANSYSEQYSLVGRYEFQSEGLKGLSVGAGFARLSGRLLSVGAYVTGLTGVRLIEVEPSNELTLFASYKLNRNWMFRLNVDNALDQEYVLGAQNAYFVDPSLPRSFSASATYRF, encoded by the coding sequence ATGAAAAGACCTGTACACACAAGAAAACTGACACTGATGATCGCGAGCGCGGCTGCCTTGGCTGCCTCTTATGTCCCGTTGAGGGCCCAGTCCACGGCGGGAGCCTCCGCAGATGAAAAGGCGGCGAGGAAGGATGAACCGCTGCTCCTATCCAAGTTCGAGGTCACCTCGACCCAGGGCAGGGGATACACGTCCAACAACGCGGCGACAGGCTTCAAGACCAACGAGGAACTGATGCGCATACCGCAGGCGGTCACGCTTGTGACGCGGGACTTGATCAACGACATCGGCGCCGTTGATGGCTCGAACATTCTGCGCTTTGCGGGCGTCTCGAACTTTTTCGCAGGCGAGTCCTTCGCCTTGCGCGGCACGCGGATCAATTACCCGCTGCTCGATGAGATGCCGGACGGAGCTCCCTACGAGGACAACATCAATCTCGATTCCTACACGGTGCTGCGCGGACCCGCCGCAACGCTCTATCTCAACGCGGCGCTTGGCGGCACGATCCTGACAACCTCCAAGGTTCCCTTGCCGAATGAGACTTGGACGATCACGGGCAAGGTGACCGATTTCGGCACCTATCGTCTGGAGGGTGATTTCACAGGGCCGCTTTTTGCGGTTGGGGACGCCAAGTTCAGCTACCGGGTGACGACGGCCCTTCAGGAGGGCGAGAGCTATTTCAAGAACGTGGACGACCATCGCAAGGTGATCCACCCGACGGTCCAGCTGAAATACAAGAACACGGTCGTCCGCCTGGCGTATGACTATCAGCAGTTGGACCACGTGCCGAACGGCAACAGTTTCGTCACCCCGACGGGTGAGCTGTACACCGGCGCGGGTCGGGACGAGGCCTACTATGTGCCCGGAACCATGGAGAGTTTTCACCGTCGTGGCGTGCGTGGCGCGATCATCCAGAAGCTTGCGGACAACTGGGACCTGAAAGTTGCGGGTACGCGGTGGTGGTTCTCCCGCTATGGCGCGGTTGTGTTTCCATCCGGCGGCATCAACTGGCCGGCGCAGACGATGACATTAAATTCGCGGAAGAATGATCAGAAGTTCGACTTCACGGTGGGACAGATCGACGTCAATGGAAGGTACCACATCGGTTCCATCAGCACGCAGAGCACACTGGGCGCGAGTTACAGCCATTCCAACAGCAAGAACCGCATTCTCGGGTTTCAAGCCGGAGTGTTTCCGTCGCGGACCGTTTCAATCAGCAAGCCGAACCTTGACTCCATCGTGGCGCCTGATCCGAGCTCTCCTGTGGCGGGCACGCCGACTGGAGGCAACTCCTATACCGGAAACTATTACTTCCAGCAGACCGCCGACGTCATCAGGGATCGCCTGACTTTGGTTGTCGGATTGACCCGTTCGAAGATCAAGAACAACAGCATCAGCAACCTCAACACCGGTGCGAGCGGAGTCCCGACGATGGGAGAGGAGACGCTGCACCGTTACGGCATTGTTTTCAATCTCACCAAGGAGCTTGCCTTGTATGCGATGGAGTCGACCACGTTCGCGCCAACCGGCTCCCGCGACATCAATCTCAACCTTCTCCCAAGCGTTGAGGGCAAGGCTCACGAGGGGGGATTCAAGACCAGTTTCAAGGACGGAAAATTTTCCTCCACGTTTGCCGTGTTCAAACTCGAACTGACCAATCAGTCTTTTTTTGCGGGCGTCCGCCCCGATGGCATCAGCTATTTCGCGCCGATAGGCACGACCACGCAGGAAGGCTTTGACTTTGATTTCACCTACATGCCGTCGCCCGGGCTCCAGTTCATGGGCACCTACTATCACGGCAAGGTGACCGACCAGACGGGTGCGAAGGTGGCCAACTCCTATTCCGAGCAGTATTCGTTGGTCGGTCGATACGAGTTTCAGAGTGAAGGCCTCAAGGGCCTTAGCGTGGGTGCGGGCTTCGCGCGGCTCTCAGGCCGCCTGCTGAGCGTCGGCGCCTACGTCACCGGGCTGACGGGCGTCCGGCTCATCGAGGTTGAGCCGAGCAATGAACTCACGCTCTTTGCGTCGTACAAGCTGAACAGGAACTGGATGTTCCGGCTCAACGTCGACAATGCGCTGGACCAGGAGTACGTTCTCGGCGCGCAGAACGCCTACTTCGTCGATCCGAGCCTGCCGCGGAGTTTCTCCGCATCAGCGACCTATAGGTTCTAG
- a CDS encoding SDR family oxidoreductase produces MSSTGNFQGRTVWVTGGAGHLGAAITAALDAAGATVVCIDLPGRAEALVRERGLGNTAHVALDLTDLAAQRAAVPRLIATHGAPHGLVHLPFVSSSGKTLEELSTDDLNRTFTGALTPTFEFCRAAALAMAGEHGGGSIVLFSSMYGLVSPDPRIYSAPMAPNPIDYGASKAALIQMCRYLAVHFGPRGVRFNCLAPGPFPSPAVQADSPRFVAQLSSKTALGRIGRREEITGPALFLLSDASSYITGHTLVVDGGWTVW; encoded by the coding sequence ATGAGCTCAACCGGAAATTTTCAGGGCAGGACCGTCTGGGTGACGGGCGGCGCAGGTCATCTTGGCGCTGCGATCACCGCGGCGCTTGATGCGGCGGGGGCCACGGTGGTCTGCATCGACCTGCCTGGCCGCGCGGAGGCGCTCGTGCGCGAACGCGGCCTTGGGAACACGGCCCATGTCGCGCTCGATCTCACCGACCTTGCTGCGCAGCGCGCCGCCGTGCCTCGTCTCATCGCGACGCATGGCGCGCCACACGGCCTTGTGCACCTGCCCTTCGTCTCCTCGTCCGGGAAGACGCTGGAGGAGCTCTCGACCGACGATCTGAACAGGACCTTCACCGGCGCGCTCACACCCACCTTTGAGTTCTGTCGCGCCGCGGCGCTTGCGATGGCGGGAGAGCATGGCGGCGGCAGCATTGTTCTTTTTTCGAGCATGTACGGCCTAGTCTCGCCCGATCCCAGGATCTATTCCGCCCCGATGGCGCCAAACCCGATAGACTATGGTGCGAGCAAGGCCGCGCTCATCCAGATGTGCCGCTATCTGGCGGTGCACTTTGGCCCGCGCGGTGTGCGCTTCAACTGCTTGGCACCCGGCCCGTTTCCCAGTCCGGCCGTCCAGGCTGATTCCCCCCGGTTTGTCGCGCAGCTCAGCTCGAAGACCGCGCTCGGCCGCATTGGCCGCAGGGAGGAGATCACCGGTCCGGCGCTCTTTCTGCTGAGCGACGCTTCCAGCTATATCACGGGCCACACGCTCGTCGTGGACGGCGGTTGGACAGTTTGGTGA
- a CDS encoding exo-alpha-sialidase, which produces MVESDGSLRLDFGEERLILAGGLQPSLLCTRSGALIVQGQLPEKPFETTRMHYPHALGTVISRDDARTWERIPLKPGDNGVNLEGGITQLRDGTILALDTYITPGAQPGEALGQLYISHNDWRTVEGPLEARFELPGAIYPSKDDGGRPHEAQRLHRRIIELPNGDLLTTCYGWLKGDSTPSTYEPRMIKTRVMLLRSADRGRNWRLVSTVAVNPAVGTEGFGEPVLARLSRGPLAGRLICQMRTGRELHEATSDEGGATWSSARVRTFAGLDINRTDLWVDNFRNLKGRSGRFLDESNLDELPGAVVDPDLLELRSGLLVATFGVRIPQKACWQEARHPWNGNYLAISRDGGVTWPNVARLTTGVQTTHYTALEETPTVNRLFVAYDLGAWGKGLGRDLWGRFVDITVKRA; this is translated from the coding sequence ATGGTTGAATCTGACGGCTCGCTTCGCCTCGACTTCGGCGAGGAGCGACTGATCCTCGCCGGCGGCCTGCAGCCTTCGCTGCTATGCACCAGGTCTGGTGCGCTCATCGTGCAGGGACAGCTGCCGGAAAAGCCGTTCGAAACCACCCGCATGCACTATCCCCATGCACTCGGCACCGTGATCTCGCGCGATGATGCAAGGACATGGGAGCGCATTCCACTCAAGCCTGGCGACAACGGGGTCAATCTTGAAGGTGGCATCACTCAGCTTCGCGACGGCACGATTCTCGCGCTCGACACCTATATCACACCCGGCGCGCAGCCCGGTGAGGCGCTCGGTCAGCTCTACATTTCACACAACGACTGGCGCACGGTCGAAGGTCCGCTGGAGGCGCGCTTCGAACTGCCGGGAGCCATCTATCCATCAAAGGATGACGGCGGCCGCCCACACGAGGCGCAGCGCCTGCACCGTCGCATTATCGAGCTGCCCAACGGTGATCTTCTCACGACCTGCTACGGCTGGCTCAAGGGCGACAGCACACCCAGCACCTATGAGCCGCGGATGATCAAGACGCGCGTCATGCTCCTGCGCTCCGCCGATCGGGGACGCAACTGGAGGCTCGTCTCGACGGTGGCCGTCAATCCCGCGGTGGGCACCGAGGGTTTCGGGGAACCCGTGCTCGCCCGCTTGAGCCGCGGACCGCTCGCCGGACGCTTGATCTGCCAGATGCGCACAGGGCGTGAGCTCCATGAGGCGACCTCGGATGAAGGTGGCGCGACGTGGTCATCCGCGCGCGTCCGCACGTTTGCCGGCCTCGACATCAACCGCACCGACCTCTGGGTTGACAATTTCCGGAATCTGAAGGGCAGAAGCGGAAGATTTCTCGACGAAAGCAACCTTGATGAGCTTCCCGGTGCGGTCGTCGATCCCGACCTGCTCGAACTGCGGAGCGGATTGCTCGTGGCAACCTTCGGCGTGCGCATTCCGCAGAAGGCATGCTGGCAGGAGGCGCGTCATCCCTGGAATGGAAACTATCTGGCGATCAGCCGCGATGGTGGCGTGACGTGGCCCAACGTCGCCCGGCTCACCACGGGCGTCCAGACCACGCACTACACAGCGCTCGAGGAAACGCCCACCGTCAACCGCCTCTTCGTTGCCTACGATCTCGGGGCTTGGGGCAAGGGCCTCGGCCGCGATCTTTGGGGCCGCTTTGTGGATATTACGGTGAAACGCGCATGA
- a CDS encoding CehA/McbA family metallohydrolase codes for MMRFNLSLFAVFSLFAVRFNFAAGPVPLTIFPYQTATFVSDPIAAAAIDRYAEFAASLLYWTDTPRPPAVLGSQMLKSALPPFIEEWRGFRAPGASGAGSLVRTRVREAYRALAGPRLARIVVGETLTVTAPARADFLAGGSAKVPCVFENTRSTSVQIEVFAAEDVPVYAVDLAAGEASGAWLELPAAVVAERVKLTIRANGRDAALDFPALVHARGTLDVAILDEHGVPTPARVYLTGADGRACAPAGVMHRIVSGEFGQTGSGDAYFFSNGRFAAELPVGDTVVEVVKGLEYRPERRVLRIEPGHTGTVTLRLSRLARLGTAGWYGGDAHVHANLFAQKLIQPADVLLAAQAEDLSVTNILPCNDPRTATMNDGDYFTGAPATISTAGYIINTGLEMRNDIFGHVGFLGLKKFVDPPYFGWPHSPYPFDHPGNFPQVADARAQGAAVTYVHPGLPSEFPVDIALGLADTIDVLSQNAEDLPTEYWYRLLNCGFRCPVSAGTDSFLNIPVHIIPGAGRVYVQVAGPLDYAKWLAGYRAGRSFATNGPLVKFTAGGRGPGDEIRADGSVKLEVTAAAEAFVPMSAIEVVVNGRVATRREAGANPHAISLADTVEIKESGWVALRVRGPGHRLAPNDREVYAHTSPVYVTIGGRRPASREDAEFFIAQIETLIAKMDNRGTFAHRGQRDAIAARFREAKEIYRRVAEAASTR; via the coding sequence ATGATGCGTTTCAACCTTTCGCTGTTCGCCGTCTTTTCGCTGTTCGCCGTCCGGTTCAACTTCGCAGCCGGGCCGGTGCCGCTGACCATCTTTCCGTACCAGACCGCCACCTTCGTTTCCGACCCGATCGCGGCTGCGGCGATCGACCGTTATGCGGAATTTGCCGCGAGCCTGCTCTACTGGACCGATACACCGCGCCCTCCGGCCGTGCTCGGCTCGCAGATGCTCAAGAGCGCCCTGCCTCCATTCATTGAGGAATGGCGCGGCTTCCGCGCCCCGGGTGCCAGCGGCGCGGGCTCCCTCGTGCGCACCCGGGTGCGCGAGGCCTACCGCGCTCTCGCCGGGCCGCGGTTGGCGCGTATCGTCGTAGGCGAGACCCTGACGGTGACCGCCCCGGCGCGCGCCGATTTCCTAGCGGGCGGATCGGCGAAGGTTCCCTGCGTTTTTGAAAACACCCGCTCCACGTCGGTCCAGATCGAGGTGTTCGCAGCGGAAGACGTGCCGGTTTACGCAGTCGACCTCGCCGCCGGCGAGGCCAGCGGCGCCTGGCTCGAGTTGCCGGCTGCGGTTGTCGCTGAGCGGGTGAAGCTGACGATCCGCGCCAACGGCCGCGATGCGGCTCTCGACTTTCCCGCACTGGTCCACGCCCGCGGCACGCTGGATGTGGCCATCCTCGACGAGCACGGCGTGCCAACTCCGGCCCGCGTCTATTTGACCGGCGCCGACGGACGCGCCTGCGCCCCGGCTGGCGTCATGCACCGGATCGTGTCGGGCGAGTTCGGCCAGACCGGAAGCGGTGACGCGTACTTTTTCTCGAATGGGAGATTCGCCGCCGAACTCCCGGTGGGGGATACCGTTGTTGAGGTGGTCAAGGGACTCGAATACCGCCCTGAGCGCCGCGTGCTCCGGATCGAGCCCGGCCACACTGGCACCGTCACGCTCCGCCTTTCGCGCCTCGCCCGACTCGGCACCGCGGGCTGGTACGGCGGGGACGCGCATGTGCATGCAAATCTTTTCGCGCAAAAGCTCATCCAGCCGGCAGACGTTCTTCTGGCTGCGCAGGCCGAGGATCTCAGCGTTACGAACATCCTGCCCTGCAACGATCCGCGCACCGCTACGATGAACGACGGGGACTACTTCACCGGCGCACCCGCCACAATTTCGACCGCTGGCTACATCATCAACACCGGCCTTGAGATGCGGAACGACATCTTCGGCCACGTCGGATTTCTCGGACTCAAGAAGTTCGTCGATCCACCGTACTTCGGCTGGCCGCATTCACCGTATCCCTTCGATCATCCGGGAAATTTCCCGCAGGTTGCGGACGCGCGAGCCCAGGGGGCCGCCGTCACCTACGTGCATCCCGGGCTGCCGAGCGAGTTTCCCGTCGACATCGCCCTCGGACTGGCGGACACGATCGACGTGTTGAGTCAGAACGCAGAGGATCTTCCGACCGAATATTGGTACCGTCTCCTCAATTGCGGCTTTCGCTGCCCGGTGTCGGCGGGCACCGATTCCTTCCTCAACATCCCCGTTCACATCATCCCCGGCGCAGGCCGCGTCTACGTGCAGGTTGCCGGCCCGCTCGACTACGCGAAGTGGCTCGCCGGCTATCGCGCCGGTCGCAGTTTCGCCACAAACGGCCCGCTCGTGAAGTTCACGGCAGGTGGCCGTGGGCCCGGTGACGAGATCCGCGCCGACGGTTCCGTCAAACTCGAGGTCACCGCCGCCGCCGAAGCTTTCGTGCCGATGTCTGCGATCGAGGTCGTTGTGAACGGCCGCGTCGCAACCCGTCGCGAGGCCGGTGCCAATCCGCATGCGATCAGCCTCGCGGACACCGTCGAAATCAAGGAAAGCGGCTGGGTCGCACTCCGCGTCCGCGGACCCGGCCATCGCCTGGCGCCGAACGACCGCGAGGTTTACGCCCACACCTCGCCCGTCTACGTCACGATCGGGGGCCGCCGTCCGGCATCGCGCGAGGACGCCGAGTTCTTCATTGCCCAGATCGAAACGCTTATTGCGAAGATGGACAATCGCGGCACGTTCGCCCACCGCGGCCAGCGCGACGCAATCGCCGCAAGATTCCGCGAGGCCAAGGAAATCTACCGCCGCGTCGCAGAGGCGGCCTCCACCCGATGA
- a CDS encoding dihydrodipicolinate synthase family protein — MSIAKKSAKITPLTRKTLQGVWCALIVPWTERDEVDLRRLAQEVRGYAGTGISGVYTGGTTGEFYAQDDATFARITEVVVREAHALGLPVQIGATALSTRTTIQRIRVARRAGADAVQLALPFWLELKDDEVERYVAEVIAAAGKTPVVLYLTGRSKRKISPELLGRLASKHPTFIGTKDTGASPEEVKSMLTFAPDLAIFGGEDFFQRIPAGGRGGYCSITGFNARKVVELYTLCATGRLEEARPLADAFYRYLHEALVNPLVKEAGLWDSAIDRIQRVAGGGVVGLRCQSPYRSGTEKHVKQVIAWVKKNTPELLPPHLA, encoded by the coding sequence ATGAGCATCGCAAAAAAATCCGCCAAGATCACTCCATTGACTCGAAAAACCCTGCAGGGCGTCTGGTGCGCCTTGATCGTGCCGTGGACCGAGCGCGACGAGGTCGACCTCCGCCGCCTCGCCCAGGAAGTGCGCGGCTACGCGGGCACCGGCATCAGCGGCGTCTACACCGGCGGCACCACCGGTGAATTCTACGCGCAGGACGATGCGACCTTCGCGAGGATCACGGAGGTCGTCGTCAGGGAGGCCCACGCCCTTGGCCTGCCCGTGCAGATCGGCGCTACTGCTCTGAGCACGCGCACGACCATCCAGCGCATCCGCGTCGCCAGGCGCGCGGGCGCCGACGCGGTGCAGCTCGCGCTGCCATTCTGGCTCGAACTCAAGGACGACGAGGTCGAGCGTTACGTCGCCGAGGTGATCGCTGCTGCCGGCAAGACTCCGGTCGTCCTCTACCTGACGGGACGCTCCAAGCGGAAGATCTCGCCCGAATTGCTTGGAAGGCTCGCCAGCAAACACCCGACCTTCATCGGCACCAAGGACACCGGAGCCAGTCCCGAAGAAGTGAAGTCGATGCTCACGTTCGCGCCGGACCTCGCGATCTTCGGCGGCGAGGATTTTTTCCAGCGCATCCCCGCGGGCGGTCGCGGCGGCTACTGCTCCATCACGGGCTTCAACGCCCGCAAGGTCGTCGAACTCTACACGCTCTGCGCCACCGGTCGCCTCGAGGAGGCCAGGCCGCTGGCCGATGCCTTTTATCGCTACTTGCACGAGGCGCTCGTCAATCCGCTCGTCAAGGAGGCAGGCCTCTGGGATTCCGCCATTGACCGCATCCAGCGCGTCGCCGGCGGTGGCGTGGTGGGCCTGCGCTGCCAGTCGCCATACCGCAGCGGCACCGAAAAGCACGTGAAACAGGTCATTGCCTGGGTGAAGAAAAACACGCCCGAACTTCTGCCACCGCATCTTGCCTGA
- a CDS encoding amidohydrolase family protein, translating into MNLATIKAVDSHAHFGRYVHADPLIAEFSSGDAEQVAERAKACGIEWTIVSPLAGLLPRGRTVDVALANEAAFREVPRVRGLLQYVIVNPLQPKTYDQARDMLKAPWCVGIKVHPEEHAYRISEHGEELFSFFEDVNAPVMTHSGCPNSLPSDFVPFADRHPGARVMLAHLGNGNGDNGRVDLQVRAIQAAKHRNLWVDTSSARSILPGLIEWGVKELGAERLLFGSDTPLYSVAMQRARIESADLPDSARRLILRDNARNFFGLDRLPSGGFTAPA; encoded by the coding sequence ATGAACCTCGCAACCATCAAAGCCGTCGACAGCCATGCGCATTTTGGGCGCTACGTGCATGCGGATCCATTGATTGCGGAGTTCTCCAGCGGCGATGCGGAACAGGTGGCGGAGCGCGCCAAGGCGTGCGGCATTGAATGGACGATTGTTTCCCCGTTGGCCGGCCTGCTGCCGCGTGGTCGCACGGTCGATGTCGCATTGGCGAATGAAGCGGCGTTTCGCGAGGTGCCCAGGGTCAGGGGGCTGCTGCAGTATGTGATCGTGAATCCGCTTCAGCCGAAGACCTATGACCAGGCGCGCGACATGCTGAAGGCGCCCTGGTGCGTGGGTATCAAGGTTCATCCCGAGGAGCATGCCTACAGGATCTCGGAACATGGCGAGGAGCTGTTCTCCTTTTTCGAGGATGTGAATGCGCCGGTGATGACGCACAGCGGCTGCCCGAACAGCCTGCCATCCGACTTCGTGCCGTTTGCGGACCGTCATCCGGGCGCGCGGGTGATGCTGGCCCACCTCGGCAATGGCAACGGCGACAACGGTCGCGTCGACCTCCAGGTCCGCGCCATACAGGCCGCGAAGCACCGCAATCTCTGGGTCGACACCTCGTCGGCGCGCAGCATTCTACCTGGCCTGATTGAGTGGGGTGTTAAGGAACTCGGAGCCGAGCGCCTGCTCTTCGGCAGCGACACGCCGCTCTACTCCGTCGCCATGCAGCGCGCGCGCATTGAGTCAGCCGATCTGCCCGATTCGGCCAGGCGACTCATCCTCCGCGACAACGCGCGAAATTTCTTTGGCCTCGATCGCCTGCCCTCCGGCGGCTTCACCGCGCCGGCCTGA
- a CDS encoding D-2-hydroxyacid dehydrogenase, which translates to MKLLVDFPVLPAAIARLRHEPGVTVDCVDQPAETAARPLDPRRIADVEALFCTFPPTNLGDMPALRWIQIASTGYTQLFGLGLNARGIRVTNARGCFDVPIAEWNVAMMINLLRDFRQMVRHQDAAVWDRSARFQRELRGMTVGLWGYGGIGRETARLARALGLRVHVLTRNGRTGPRGEIYAVPGTGDTDGTLPDRVFGAGQEREFLGGLDFLILALPLTKATEGLLGERELLALPRHAFVLNPARGPIIQEAALLRALRDGWIAGAALDTHYKYPMPPEHPLWKFTNVIFTPHISGSSLSPRYSERLWDILEQNVGRYRRGEPLLNQLSTVQLDGN; encoded by the coding sequence GGCGCGGCCTCTCGATCCCAGGCGAATCGCGGACGTCGAGGCGCTGTTCTGCACGTTTCCGCCGACCAACCTCGGTGACATGCCTGCGCTGCGCTGGATTCAGATCGCATCGACCGGTTACACGCAGCTCTTCGGCCTCGGACTCAATGCCCGCGGCATCCGCGTCACCAACGCCCGCGGCTGTTTCGACGTGCCGATCGCCGAGTGGAACGTGGCCATGATGATCAACCTCCTCCGCGATTTCCGACAGATGGTGCGCCATCAGGATGCCGCGGTCTGGGACCGCTCCGCCCGTTTCCAGCGCGAACTGCGCGGGATGACCGTCGGCCTCTGGGGCTACGGTGGCATCGGCCGCGAAACCGCGCGCTTGGCCCGGGCACTCGGTCTGCGCGTGCACGTCCTCACCCGCAACGGCCGGACGGGCCCGCGCGGCGAGATTTACGCCGTGCCGGGAACGGGCGACACCGACGGCACGCTGCCGGACCGTGTCTTCGGCGCAGGTCAGGAGCGGGAATTCCTTGGTGGCCTCGATTTCCTCATCCTCGCGCTGCCACTGACCAAGGCCACCGAGGGACTGCTCGGTGAACGCGAGCTCCTGGCGCTGCCGCGCCACGCCTTCGTGCTCAACCCCGCCCGCGGTCCGATCATTCAGGAGGCCGCGCTGCTGCGTGCGCTGCGCGACGGCTGGATCGCCGGCGCCGCGCTCGACACCCACTACAAATATCCCATGCCGCCGGAGCATCCGCTCTGGAAATTTACCAACGTGATTTTCACGCCCCATATCTCCGGCTCGAGCCTGAGTCCGCGCTACAGCGAGCGGCTGTGGGACATCCTCGAGCAGAACGTCGGCCGCTACCGCCGCGGCGAGCCGCTCCTCAATCAACTTTCAACCGTTCAGCTCGATGGCAATTGA